From a single Streptomyces sp. NBC_00377 genomic region:
- a CDS encoding phosphocholine cytidylyltransferase family protein: MIGLVLAAGAGRRLRPYTDSLPKALVPVGPAGIEGEPTVLDLTLGNFAEIGLTEVAVIVGYRKEAVYERKAALEAKYGLKLTLIDNDKAEEWNNAYSLWCGRDALKDGVILANGDTVHPVSVERTLLAARGEGRRIILALDTVKSLADEEMKVVVDPERGMTKITKLMDPSEATGEYIGVTLIEGDAAPELADALKAVWETDPQQFYEHGYQELVNRGFRIDVAPIGDVKWVEIDNHDDLARGREIACQY, translated from the coding sequence ATGATCGGCCTCGTGCTGGCGGCCGGCGCCGGAAGGCGTCTGCGCCCCTACACCGACAGCCTGCCCAAGGCGCTGGTGCCGGTGGGGCCCGCGGGTATAGAGGGCGAGCCCACGGTGCTGGACCTGACGCTCGGCAACTTCGCCGAGATCGGTCTGACCGAGGTCGCGGTCATCGTCGGCTACCGCAAGGAGGCCGTGTACGAGCGCAAGGCCGCGCTGGAGGCGAAGTACGGGCTCAAGCTCACCCTCATCGACAACGACAAGGCCGAGGAGTGGAACAACGCCTACTCCCTGTGGTGCGGCCGTGACGCCCTCAAGGACGGCGTGATCCTCGCCAACGGCGACACAGTGCACCCGGTCTCCGTCGAGCGGACGCTGCTCGCCGCCCGCGGCGAGGGCAGGCGGATCATCCTGGCCCTGGACACCGTGAAGTCCCTCGCGGACGAGGAGATGAAGGTCGTCGTCGACCCCGAGCGGGGCATGACGAAGATCACCAAGCTGATGGACCCGTCCGAGGCCACCGGCGAGTACATCGGCGTCACCCTCATCGAGGGCGACGCGGCCCCCGAACTGGCCGACGCCCTCAAGGCCGTGTGGGAGACCGACCCGCAGCAGTTCTACGAGCACGGGTACCAGGAACTGGTGAACCGCGGCTTCCGGATCGACGTGGCGCCGATCGGCGACGTCAAGTGGGTCGAGATCGACAACCACGACGATCTCGCCCGTGGACGGGAGATCGCGTGCCAGTACTGA
- a CDS encoding DUF5941 domain-containing protein codes for MSTAILTGSPVPGSSIEGDLRSLGFDVRTASDAGDAEALLAAVPGDERVAVVDARFVGHEHALRLGLTDPRFPLAAIPGAVTAQPAGRQALTRAMARENSASGGTVRGGAPVRAKSSAEDVDSLADRVVTALDADGVDVHRPELGSLVAEVPADPQARNEARQAVSAVDDEAVRLKSAVKARDGFFTTYCISPYSRYLARWCARRGLTPNQVTTASLITALIAAACAATGTRGGFVAAGVLLIASFVLDCTDGQLARYSLQYSTLGAWLDATFDRAKEYAYYAGLALGATRGGGSDDVWALALGAMVLQTCRHVVDFSFNEANHDATANTSPTAALSDKLDSVGWTVWVRRMIVLPIGERWAMIAVLTAVTTPRITFYALLVGCSFAAVYTTAGRVLRSLTRKARRTDRAAQALADLADSGPLTELLARTLPAGIRVPAPVSALAGVALLVCAAWLDGSGFSLLLAAVLYVLLSADAVARPLKGALDWLVPPIFRAGEYCTVLILAAKADANGALPAAFGLVAAVAYHHYDTVYRIRGNAGAPPAWLVRVIGGQDGRTLLVVVLAVLLSASQFTVALTVLAVVVALVALVESIRFWVAAHRAGAPSVHDEGEPA; via the coding sequence TTGTCGACCGCCATCCTCACCGGCTCGCCGGTCCCCGGATCGTCGATCGAGGGCGATCTGCGGTCCCTCGGCTTCGACGTGCGGACCGCCTCCGACGCCGGTGACGCCGAAGCCCTCCTCGCCGCCGTCCCCGGTGACGAACGCGTCGCCGTCGTGGACGCCCGCTTCGTGGGCCACGAGCACGCGCTGCGCCTCGGCCTCACCGACCCCCGCTTCCCGCTCGCCGCGATCCCGGGCGCGGTGACCGCACAGCCCGCCGGCCGCCAGGCCCTGACCCGCGCCATGGCCCGGGAGAACTCGGCGAGCGGCGGCACCGTCCGCGGGGGCGCCCCCGTGCGGGCGAAGTCGAGCGCCGAGGACGTCGACAGCCTCGCCGACCGGGTCGTCACCGCCCTCGACGCCGACGGCGTCGACGTGCACCGCCCCGAACTCGGCAGCCTGGTCGCCGAGGTCCCCGCCGACCCGCAGGCCCGCAACGAGGCACGGCAGGCCGTCAGCGCCGTCGACGACGAGGCCGTCCGCCTGAAGTCGGCCGTGAAGGCCCGCGACGGCTTCTTCACCACCTACTGCATCAGCCCGTACTCGCGTTACCTCGCCCGCTGGTGCGCCCGCCGCGGGCTCACCCCGAACCAGGTCACCACCGCCTCGCTGATCACCGCGCTGATCGCGGCGGCCTGCGCCGCCACCGGCACCCGGGGCGGGTTCGTCGCGGCCGGCGTCCTGCTGATCGCGTCGTTCGTCCTGGACTGCACCGACGGCCAGCTCGCCCGCTACTCCCTCCAGTACTCCACCCTCGGCGCCTGGCTCGACGCCACCTTCGACCGCGCCAAGGAGTACGCCTACTACGCCGGCCTCGCGCTCGGAGCGACCCGGGGCGGCGGCAGCGACGACGTCTGGGCCCTCGCGCTGGGCGCGATGGTCCTCCAGACCTGCCGGCACGTCGTGGACTTCTCCTTCAACGAGGCCAACCACGACGCCACCGCCAACACCAGCCCCACCGCCGCCCTCTCCGACAAGCTCGACAGCGTCGGCTGGACGGTCTGGGTGCGGCGGATGATAGTCCTGCCCATCGGCGAACGATGGGCCATGATCGCCGTTCTCACCGCTGTCACCACCCCCCGCATCACCTTCTACGCGCTCCTCGTCGGCTGCTCCTTCGCGGCGGTCTACACCACGGCGGGCCGGGTGCTGCGCTCGCTGACCCGCAAGGCCAGGCGGACGGACCGGGCGGCGCAGGCGCTCGCGGACCTCGCGGACAGCGGACCCCTCACGGAGCTGCTGGCCCGCACACTGCCCGCCGGCATCCGGGTTCCGGCGCCGGTCAGCGCGCTCGCCGGCGTCGCGCTGCTGGTGTGCGCGGCCTGGCTCGACGGATCCGGCTTCTCGCTGCTCCTCGCCGCCGTCCTCTATGTGCTGCTGTCCGCCGACGCCGTAGCCCGACCCCTCAAGGGCGCCCTGGACTGGCTGGTCCCGCCGATCTTCCGGGCCGGCGAATACTGCACGGTCCTCATTCTCGCGGCCAAGGCCGATGCGAACGGAGCGCTTCCCGCGGCTTTCGGGCTGGTCGCCGCCGTCGCCTACCATCACTACGACACGGTGTACCGCATCCGCGGCAACGCCGGAGCGCCGCCGGCCTGGCTGGTGCGCGTCATCGGGGGGCAGGACGGGCGCACGCTGCTCGTGGTCGTGCTGGCCGTGCTGCTCTCCGCTTCGCAGTTCACGGTCGCGCTCACGGTCCTCGCCGTGGTCGTCGCCCTCGTGGCGCTCGTCGAGAGCATCCGCTTCTGGGTCGCCGCCCACCGGGCAGGCGCCCCGTCCGTACACGATGAAGGAGAACCCGCATGA
- the galE gene encoding UDP-glucose 4-epimerase GalE, which produces MTWLITGGAGYIGAHVARAMTGAGEHVVVLDDLSTGTAARLGADVPLVTGSALDARLLERVLAEHAVTGVVHLAAHKQVAESVAQPTRYYRENVGGLATLLDAVAGAGIRRFLFSSSAAVYGNPDVDLITEDTPCSPVNPYGETKLAGEWLVRAAGRAHGIATTCLRYFNVAGAAAPELADTGVFNIVPMVFDRLTRDEAPRIFGDGYPTPDGTTVRDYIHVADLAEAHLAAVRRLTATDAAGDLTVNVGRGVGVSVRELVSLIGEVTGDTRPPVVEGPRPGDAPRAVAAADLAARELGWTARRDVREMIGSAWQGWRLHHS; this is translated from the coding sequence ATGACGTGGCTGATTACCGGCGGAGCCGGATACATTGGGGCGCATGTGGCACGGGCGATGACCGGGGCCGGGGAGCACGTCGTCGTGCTGGACGATCTCTCCACCGGCACGGCCGCGCGACTGGGGGCGGACGTACCGCTCGTGACGGGTTCGGCGCTCGACGCCCGCCTGCTTGAGCGCGTCCTCGCCGAACACGCCGTGACGGGCGTGGTGCACCTGGCCGCACACAAGCAGGTCGCCGAGTCCGTGGCGCAGCCCACCCGCTACTACCGGGAGAACGTGGGCGGTCTGGCCACCCTCCTCGACGCGGTCGCGGGGGCCGGGATCCGGCGGTTCCTGTTCTCCTCCTCCGCCGCCGTCTACGGCAACCCGGACGTGGACCTGATCACGGAGGACACCCCGTGCTCGCCGGTGAACCCGTACGGCGAGACCAAGCTCGCCGGGGAGTGGCTGGTCAGGGCGGCGGGCCGGGCGCACGGCATCGCCACGACCTGTCTGCGCTACTTCAACGTGGCCGGAGCGGCGGCGCCCGAGCTGGCCGACACCGGTGTCTTCAACATCGTCCCGATGGTCTTCGACCGGCTCACCCGGGACGAGGCCCCGCGGATCTTCGGCGACGGCTATCCGACGCCCGACGGCACCACCGTCCGCGACTACATCCACGTCGCCGACCTGGCCGAGGCGCATCTCGCGGCGGTCCGGCGGCTGACCGCGACGGACGCGGCGGGAGATCTGACGGTGAACGTCGGCCGGGGCGTGGGCGTCTCGGTGCGCGAGCTGGTGTCCCTCATCGGCGAGGTCACGGGCGACACCAGGCCGCCGGTCGTGGAGGGACCCAGGCCGGGCGATGCCCCGCGCGCGGTGGCCGCGGCGGACCTGGCGGCCCGGGAGCTGGGCTGGACGGCCCGGCGCGATGTGCGCGAGATGATCGGGTCGGCGTGGCAGGGCTGGCGGCTGCACCATTCCTGA
- a CDS encoding cation diffusion facilitator family transporter, with protein sequence MGAGHDHSHAHTHAPTTGTAAAAYRGRLRVALGITLGVMVVEIVGGVLADSLALIADAAHMATDALGLGMALLAIHFANRPPSENRTFGLARAEILAALANCLLLLGVGGYVLYEAVQRFFTPAATEGGLMIWFGAIGLVANMVSLSLLMRGQAESLNVRGAFLEVAADALGSVAVLISAVVILTTGWQPADPIASLVIGLMIVPRTVKLLRETLDVLLESAPKDVDMADVRSHILALDGVEDVHDLHAWTITSGMPVLSAHVVVRSDVLNAIGHEKMLHELQGCLGHHFDVEHCTFQLEPSGHAEHEARLCH encoded by the coding sequence ATGGGGGCTGGGCACGACCACAGTCATGCGCACACCCACGCGCCGACCACCGGAACGGCCGCGGCGGCGTACCGGGGCAGGCTGCGCGTGGCTCTGGGGATCACGCTCGGCGTCATGGTGGTCGAGATCGTCGGCGGGGTGCTCGCCGACTCCCTCGCGCTGATCGCGGACGCGGCGCACATGGCGACGGACGCGCTCGGCCTGGGCATGGCGCTGCTCGCCATTCACTTCGCCAACCGCCCGCCGAGCGAGAACCGCACCTTCGGGCTGGCCCGCGCCGAGATCCTGGCCGCCCTCGCCAACTGCCTGCTGCTGCTCGGGGTGGGCGGCTACGTCCTCTACGAGGCGGTCCAGCGGTTCTTCACGCCGGCCGCCACCGAGGGCGGGCTGATGATCTGGTTCGGCGCGATCGGTCTGGTCGCGAACATGGTCTCCCTGTCGCTGTTGATGCGCGGCCAGGCGGAGAGCCTGAACGTGCGCGGGGCGTTCCTGGAGGTGGCGGCGGACGCGCTGGGGTCGGTGGCGGTGCTGATCTCCGCGGTGGTGATCCTGACCACCGGCTGGCAGCCCGCCGACCCGATCGCCTCGCTCGTGATCGGCCTGATGATCGTGCCGCGGACCGTGAAGCTGCTGCGCGAGACCCTGGACGTGCTGCTGGAGTCGGCGCCCAAGGACGTCGACATGGCGGACGTGCGCTCCCACATCCTCGCCCTGGACGGGGTGGAGGACGTCCACGACCTGCACGCGTGGACGATCACCTCCGGGATGCCGGTGCTGTCGGCGCACGTGGTGGTGCGCTCGGACGTGCTGAACGCGATCGGCCACGAGAAGATGCTGCACGAGCTCCAGGGCTGCCTGGGCCACCACTTCGACGTGGAGCACTGCACCTTCCAGCTGGAGCCGAGCGGGCACGCCGAGCACGAGGCGCGGCTCTGTCACTGA
- the idi gene encoding isopentenyl-diphosphate Delta-isomerase has protein sequence MPITPATATHHSTNGTAEAILLELVDENGVTIGTAEKLAAHQPPGQLHRAFSVFLFDERGRLLLQQRALGKYHSPGVWSNTCCGHPYPGEAPFAAAARRTFEELGVSPSLLAEAGTVRYNHPDPDSGLVEQEYNHLFVGLVQSSLRPDAEEVGDTAFVTPAELAELHAKGTFSAWFMTVLDAARPAVRELTGPSAGW, from the coding sequence ATGCCGATCACACCTGCCACCGCGACACACCACTCGACGAACGGCACCGCGGAGGCGATCTTGCTGGAGCTGGTCGACGAGAACGGCGTCACGATCGGCACCGCGGAGAAGCTCGCCGCCCATCAGCCGCCGGGGCAGCTGCACCGCGCGTTCTCCGTGTTCCTCTTCGACGAGCGGGGCAGGCTGCTGCTCCAGCAGCGGGCGCTCGGGAAGTACCACTCCCCCGGTGTGTGGTCCAACACCTGCTGTGGCCACCCCTACCCCGGTGAGGCGCCGTTCGCGGCGGCCGCGCGGCGCACGTTCGAGGAGCTGGGCGTCTCCCCCTCGCTGCTCGCGGAGGCGGGCACGGTCCGTTACAACCACCCGGACCCCGACTCGGGTCTGGTGGAGCAGGAGTACAACCACCTGTTCGTCGGGCTGGTGCAGTCGTCGCTGCGGCCGGACGCGGAAGAGGTCGGCGACACGGCCTTCGTGACGCCCGCCGAGCTGGCGGAGCTGCACGCGAAGGGCACGTTCTCGGCCTGGTTCATGACCGTGCTGGACGCGGCGCGTCCGGCGGTCAGGGAGTTGACGGGGCCCTCGGCCGGCTGGTGA
- a CDS encoding ATP-binding protein codes for MDDQGRGPDPRPEGAPGEPPESVAETVPRPLPYEGVWRFTASAVDASVPQARHAVRDLLYRQGVPVSDDLAQALLLIVSELVTNAVRHAAVLSPVLAVEVAVGAEWVRVAVEDNHPYRPTALEADHGRTGGRGLLLVREITREAGGVCDIEHTSGGGKVVWAALPLKPVRVP; via the coding sequence ATGGACGATCAAGGGCGCGGGCCCGACCCACGCCCAGAGGGCGCTCCGGGCGAACCTCCCGAATCCGTCGCGGAAACCGTACCGCGACCGCTGCCCTACGAAGGCGTCTGGCGGTTCACCGCCTCCGCCGTGGACGCCTCGGTCCCGCAGGCCCGACACGCCGTGCGGGACCTGCTGTACCGCCAGGGAGTGCCGGTCTCCGACGACCTGGCCCAGGCGCTCCTGCTGATCGTCTCCGAGCTGGTGACCAACGCCGTCCGGCACGCGGCGGTGCTGTCCCCGGTGCTCGCCGTGGAGGTCGCCGTCGGAGCCGAGTGGGTACGGGTCGCGGTGGAGGACAACCACCCCTACCGCCCGACCGCCCTGGAGGCCGACCACGGCCGGACGGGCGGCCGCGGACTGCTTCTGGTGCGGGAGATCACCAGGGAGGCGGGCGGGGTCTGCGACATCGAGCACACCTCGGGCGGCGGCAAGGTGGTCTGGGCCGCCCTGCCGCTCAAGCCCGTCCGGGTGCCCTGA
- a CDS encoding enoyl-CoA hydratase/isomerase family protein has protein sequence MEPELLHGVTDAVATVVLHHPAKRNAMTAAMWAALPPLLDTLAADPAVRALVLTGAGGTFCAGADISTLQGSPDEAQGLAVRAEEALAAFPKPTLAAVRGHCVGGGAQLAAACDLRFAEEGALFGVTPAKLGIVYPSTATRRLVHLVGPATAKYLLFSGELIGTERALRTGLVDEVLPADGLDERVAEFTRVLVSRSQLTQAAAKEFANGREDRDAHWSAQARGSGDTAEGVAAFLERREPRFTWTTSG, from the coding sequence ATGGAGCCCGAACTGCTGCACGGCGTCACCGACGCGGTCGCCACCGTCGTCCTGCACCACCCGGCGAAGCGCAACGCCATGACGGCCGCGATGTGGGCGGCGCTGCCCCCGTTGCTCGACACCCTGGCCGCCGACCCGGCGGTGCGGGCGCTGGTGCTCACCGGCGCGGGCGGCACCTTCTGCGCGGGGGCCGACATCTCCACCCTCCAGGGGTCTCCGGACGAGGCGCAGGGGCTGGCGGTACGGGCCGAGGAGGCCCTCGCGGCGTTCCCGAAGCCGACCCTGGCCGCGGTCCGGGGGCACTGCGTCGGCGGTGGCGCCCAGCTCGCCGCCGCCTGTGACCTGCGGTTCGCCGAGGAGGGCGCGCTGTTCGGGGTGACTCCGGCGAAGCTCGGGATCGTCTACCCGTCCACCGCCACCCGGCGACTGGTGCACCTGGTGGGCCCGGCCACCGCCAAGTACCTCCTGTTCTCCGGTGAGTTGATCGGCACGGAGCGGGCGCTGCGCACGGGCCTGGTCGACGAGGTGCTGCCCGCCGACGGACTCGACGAGCGCGTTGCGGAGTTCACCCGCGTGCTGGTCTCCCGCTCCCAGCTCACGCAGGCCGCCGCGAAGGAGTTCGCCAACGGGCGCGAGGACCGGGACGCCCACTGGAGCGCGCAGGCCCGCGGCAGCGGCGACACCGCGGAGGGCGTCGCCGCGTTCCTGGAACGCAGGGAGCCGCGCTTCACCTGGACCACGTCGGGCTGA
- a CDS encoding Tex family protein encodes MTTPGSIEVGSIESRIAEELGVRQRQVKAAVELLDGGSTVPFIARYRKEATEMLDDAQLRTLEERLRYLRELEERRTAILESVREQGKLTDELRAQILGAETKARLEDIYLPYKPKRRTKAQIAREAGLEPLAEGLLGDPTVDPLAAAAAFVDAGKGVADPQAALDGARAILTERFSEDADLIGELRERMWRRGRLAAKVRDGKEEAGAKFADYFDFAEPFTALPSHRVLAMLRGEKEEVLDLVLEPEEPSEQPGPSSYEGIVAARFGIADRGRPGDKWLTDTVRWAWRTRLLVHLGIDLRLRLRTAAEDEAVDVFAANLRDLLLAAPAGTRATLGLDPGFRTGVKVAVVDATGKVVATDVIYPHVPANKWDEAIAKLARLAKEHAVDLIAIGNGTASRETDKLAGELITKHPELQLTKVMVSEAGASVYSASAFASQELPDMDVSLRGAVSIARRLQDPLAELVKIDPKSIGVGQYQHDLSEVKLSRSLDAVVEDCVNGVGVDVNTASAPLLSRVSGISSGLAENIVAHRDANGPFGSRSELKKVARLGPKAYEQCAGFLRIRGGSDPLDASSVHPEAYPVVRRMVKTSGQEVASLIGNTGVLRSLRPTEFVDETFGLPTVTDILKELEKPGRDPRPAFRTATFKDGVEKISDLSPGMVLEGVVTNVAAFGAFIDVGVHQDGLAHVSALSKTFVKDPRDVVKPGDIVKVKVLDIDIPRKRISLTLRLDDEAAPQGGQAQSGGGRPQRGGGRPPQQRQQGGQRGGGGGGGGGSRQAAAPANSAMADALRRAGLADPKKGRR; translated from the coding sequence GTGACGACACCCGGGTCCATCGAAGTAGGGTCCATCGAAAGCAGGATCGCCGAGGAGCTCGGCGTACGGCAGCGGCAGGTGAAGGCCGCCGTGGAGCTGCTCGACGGCGGCTCGACGGTGCCTTTCATCGCCCGCTACCGCAAGGAAGCGACCGAGATGCTCGACGACGCGCAGCTGCGCACGCTCGAGGAGCGGCTGCGCTACCTGCGGGAGCTGGAGGAGCGGCGGACGGCGATCCTGGAGTCGGTGCGTGAGCAGGGCAAGCTCACCGACGAGCTGCGCGCGCAGATCCTCGGCGCCGAGACCAAGGCGCGGCTGGAGGACATCTACCTGCCGTACAAGCCCAAGCGGCGCACCAAGGCGCAGATCGCCCGCGAGGCGGGCCTCGAACCGCTCGCCGAGGGGCTGCTCGGCGACCCGACGGTCGATCCGCTCGCGGCGGCCGCCGCGTTCGTCGACGCCGGCAAGGGCGTCGCCGATCCGCAGGCCGCGCTGGACGGCGCACGGGCGATCCTCACCGAGCGGTTCTCGGAGGACGCCGACCTGATCGGAGAGCTGCGCGAGCGCATGTGGCGGCGTGGGCGCCTCGCGGCCAAGGTGCGGGACGGCAAGGAGGAGGCGGGCGCGAAGTTCGCCGACTACTTCGACTTCGCCGAGCCGTTCACCGCGCTGCCCTCGCACCGTGTCCTGGCGATGCTGCGCGGCGAGAAGGAGGAGGTCCTCGATCTCGTCCTGGAGCCCGAGGAGCCCTCCGAGCAGCCCGGCCCGTCGTCCTACGAGGGCATCGTGGCCGCCCGGTTCGGCATCGCCGACCGGGGCCGCCCGGGTGACAAGTGGCTGACGGACACGGTCCGCTGGGCCTGGCGCACCCGCCTCCTCGTCCACCTCGGCATCGACCTGCGGCTGCGGCTGCGCACCGCCGCGGAGGACGAGGCCGTCGACGTGTTCGCCGCCAACCTCCGCGACCTGCTGCTCGCCGCCCCCGCCGGCACCCGCGCGACGCTGGGCCTGGACCCCGGCTTCCGTACGGGCGTGAAGGTCGCCGTCGTCGACGCCACCGGCAAGGTCGTCGCCACGGACGTGATCTACCCGCACGTCCCGGCCAACAAGTGGGACGAGGCGATCGCCAAGCTCGCGCGGCTCGCCAAGGAGCACGCGGTCGACCTGATCGCCATCGGCAACGGCACCGCGTCCCGCGAGACCGACAAGCTCGCCGGTGAACTCATCACCAAGCACCCGGAGTTGCAGCTCACCAAGGTCATGGTGTCCGAGGCGGGGGCCTCCGTGTACTCGGCCTCGGCCTTCGCCTCCCAGGAGCTGCCCGACATGGACGTGTCGCTGCGCGGCGCCGTGTCGATCGCTCGCCGGCTCCAGGATCCGCTCGCCGAGCTGGTGAAGATCGACCCGAAGTCGATCGGCGTCGGCCAGTACCAGCACGACCTGTCCGAGGTGAAGCTGTCGCGTTCGCTGGACGCGGTGGTGGAGGACTGTGTGAACGGCGTGGGCGTGGACGTCAACACGGCCTCGGCGCCGCTCCTGTCGCGGGTGTCCGGCATCTCCTCCGGTCTCGCCGAGAACATCGTGGCCCACCGGGACGCCAACGGCCCCTTCGGCTCCCGCTCCGAGCTGAAGAAGGTGGCCCGGCTCGGCCCGAAGGCGTACGAGCAGTGCGCCGGCTTCCTGCGCATCCGCGGCGGCAGCGACCCCCTGGACGCCTCCAGCGTGCACCCGGAGGCCTACCCGGTGGTGCGGCGCATGGTGAAGACCTCCGGCCAGGAGGTGGCGTCCCTGATCGGCAACACGGGGGTCCTGCGCTCGCTGCGGCCGACGGAGTTCGTCGACGAGACGTTCGGTCTGCCGACCGTCACCGACATCCTCAAGGAGCTGGAGAAGCCGGGGCGCGACCCCCGGCCCGCCTTCAGGACGGCCACCTTCAAGGACGGGGTGGAGAAGATCTCCGACCTGTCCCCCGGGATGGTGCTGGAAGGGGTCGTGACCAACGTGGCGGCCTTCGGGGCGTTCATCGACGTGGGTGTCCACCAGGACGGTCTCGCGCACGTCTCCGCGCTGTCGAAGACGTTCGTCAAGGACCCCAGGGACGTCGTCAAGCCCGGCGACATCGTCAAGGTGAAGGTCCTCGACATCGACATCCCGCGCAAGCGGATCTCGCTGACGCTGCGGCTGGACGACGAGGCGGCCCCGCAGGGCGGCCAGGCCCAGTCCGGCGGGGGCCGTCCGCAGCGCGGCGGCGGGCGTCCGCCGCAGCAGCGGCAGCAGGGCGGACAGCGCGGCGGTGGCGGTGGTGGCGGCGGTGGTTCACGCCAGGCCGCCGCACCGGCCAACAGCGCCATGGCGGACGCACTGCGCCGGGCAGGCCTCGCCGACCCGAAGAAGGGCAGGCGCTGA
- a CDS encoding ABC-F family ATP-binding cassette domain-containing protein, translated as MTATLVAKNLAAGHGDRSLFSGLDLVVAPGDVIGLVGANGAGKSTLLKLLAGLTAPEQGELRLSPPTATVGHLPQEPERRPGESVRDFLARRTGVAEAQRTMDEATQALVDGAPGADDAYATSLERWLDLGGADLDERAEEVADSLGLGVGLDQPMTSLSGGQAARAGLASLLLSRYDVFLLDEPTNDLDLDGLERLERFVKGLRAGTVVVSHDREFLTRTVTKVLELDLAQQQINLYGGGYDAYLEERDVARRHAREDFEEYADKKAALQDRAQTQRSWMDKGVKNARRKAGNDNDKIGRKFRSEASEKQAAKARQTQRMIERLETVEEPRKEWELRMEIATAPRSGAVVATLREAEVRRGGFTFGPVSLQIDWADRVAVTGANGAGKSTLLGALLGRVPLDAGQATLGSGVLVGEVDQARQLFHGPEALADAFRAAVPDTEPAEVRTLLAKFGLKSDHVMRPAATLSPGERTRAALALLQGRGVNLLVLDEPTNHLDLPAIEQLESALGAYEGTLLLVTHDRRMLDAVHVTRRLEIADGKVTER; from the coding sequence ATGACTGCCACCCTCGTCGCCAAGAACCTCGCCGCCGGCCACGGCGACCGCTCCCTCTTCTCCGGGCTCGACCTCGTCGTCGCCCCCGGGGACGTGATCGGGCTGGTCGGCGCCAACGGCGCGGGCAAGTCCACCCTGCTGAAGCTGCTCGCCGGGCTCACCGCGCCCGAGCAGGGCGAGCTCAGGCTCTCGCCGCCGACCGCGACCGTCGGCCACCTGCCCCAGGAACCCGAGCGCCGCCCCGGCGAGAGCGTGCGGGACTTCCTCGCCCGCCGCACCGGCGTCGCCGAGGCACAGCGCACGATGGACGAGGCCACCCAGGCCCTGGTGGACGGCGCGCCCGGAGCCGACGACGCCTACGCGACGAGTCTGGAGCGCTGGCTCGACCTCGGGGGCGCCGACCTCGACGAGCGCGCAGAGGAGGTGGCCGACTCCCTCGGCCTCGGCGTCGGCCTCGACCAGCCGATGACCTCCCTGTCCGGTGGCCAGGCGGCCCGGGCGGGCCTCGCCTCGCTCCTCCTCTCCCGCTACGACGTCTTCCTCCTCGACGAGCCGACCAACGACCTCGACCTCGACGGCCTGGAGCGGCTGGAACGCTTCGTGAAGGGTCTGCGGGCCGGCACGGTCGTCGTCAGCCACGACCGCGAGTTCCTCACCCGCACGGTCACCAAGGTCCTCGAACTCGATCTCGCGCAGCAGCAGATCAACCTCTACGGTGGCGGTTACGACGCCTACCTGGAGGAGCGGGACGTGGCCCGCCGGCATGCCCGCGAGGACTTCGAGGAGTACGCCGACAAGAAGGCGGCCCTTCAGGACCGCGCGCAGACCCAGCGCTCCTGGATGGACAAGGGCGTGAAGAACGCGCGCCGCAAGGCCGGCAACGACAACGACAAGATCGGCCGCAAGTTCCGCAGCGAGGCGAGCGAGAAGCAGGCCGCGAAAGCACGGCAGACCCAGCGCATGATCGAACGCCTCGAGACCGTCGAGGAGCCGCGCAAGGAGTGGGAGCTGCGCATGGAGATCGCGACCGCCCCGCGTTCGGGCGCGGTGGTGGCGACCCTGCGCGAAGCCGAGGTGCGGCGCGGCGGCTTCACCTTCGGGCCCGTCTCCCTCCAGATCGACTGGGCCGACCGGGTCGCGGTGACCGGCGCGAACGGCGCGGGCAAGTCGACCCTCCTGGGCGCGCTCCTCGGCCGGGTCCCGCTGGACGCCGGACAGGCCACCCTCGGCTCGGGCGTCCTGGTCGGCGAGGTCGACCAGGCACGGCAGCTGTTCCACGGCCCGGAGGCCCTGGCCGACGCGTTCCGCGCGGCCGTGCCCGACACCGAACCGGCCGAGGTGCGCACCCTGCTCGCCAAGTTCGGCCTGAAGTCGGACCACGTCATGCGCCCGGCGGCGACCCTGTCACCGGGCGAACGCACCCGCGCCGCGCTCGCACTGCTCCAGGGCCGGGGAGTCAACCTCCTCGTCCTCGACGAGCCGACGAACCACCTCGACCTCCCGGCCATCGAACAGCTGGAGTCGGCCCTCGGCGCCTACGAGGGCACCCTGCTCCTGGTCACCCACGACCGGCGGATGCTGGACGCCGTGCATGTCACGCGCCGGCTGGAGATCGCCGACGGCAAGGTGACGGAGCGGTAG